One genomic region from Frateuria soli encodes:
- a CDS encoding ankyrin repeat domain-containing protein: MNEPRSRHRPPSLLKGAAWFLPGWIAVAIAALGAHPLALIPLLAANALTMAAVCHAIGFDPEPRFGRTVLRRGAAHLVMFSGYVALVFLLIAWPMLELRQQPSLGGVLLLAGALVVALVSLWRVWPAFGLVFVWDDAYPAQSDGSWIFTATARSLAFGRHLAREERFFSHFLPAAFALLVLAFGAIALTGLYGVLPPELRTAALMVYGLALLPLGCLVIANRTLRALLCERSRPRRRSEDAPLPADFAAAPAPRPTVLSEEERTAGAPEQGTALLTAARDGDIERALALVEAGADPDTAPAPHERDQRPVLTLAALLPDTRLLRALIAKGADVNRASGGLTALLAATRDSWHGRAEAVMTLLANGASPLAADSEGNTPLHGAALSEEPIVAAMLLDAAAPVNALNRAGVTPLAAACRAANWPLARYLLEHGAKPAPGEGEPALVAAAGIADDDPAGVKLLLKHRANVNATDVHQRSALLAAAAEGHLQIARTLLAAGADPNLADRHGTTALMEAARCGASELVQVLADAHADARACDSHDRDALTLACQSPHAQTGTVRALLDLGADPKRPGSDGRSALDHAAAAGRWDLVALLDPESPLPASLGGDAPEDDDTPARLLEALRRGQWAVIAAFAERARQWPQPQLAQLFLDLSAPGLSPARRWLLEHGLDVEAHLAATAIDAEDAPPAPGRRLFDALLAQLPASTEAVDDLLKAGATPAGAGLLAQVLGTSGESDQGAALPLKLLDAGADAFGSDARGRTPLQLAAIHRQGALLEALLARGCDPNVRDAAGRTPLFAAIEHGESGLGLVRALIAHGADAEATDASGETPLGLALEHGAIQHWLDWGDWVRPRRTLTAADLPAATRSGALTAVERLLELGFDVDTRDAQGATALVHACGAGHREIAERLLDAGADATLAAGTGVTPLAAAVGARRDALVGVLLDHGVAVDQRLPGETTALMVAAALGYPEIVEHLLAGGADIHAVDMRGRTTLHAAAQFGFEHNDSLRARRLFDVLLKHGADVNRADNEGKTPLLLLLGAQFKPGTACDATHLAALLPVLLDAGAQLEHADQRGVTALHACAMHALLPAARVLLARGADRQAADAFGRTPADVARHLGLIDIAHELAARSNAVPSVRQMLRQPAQPAE; encoded by the coding sequence ATGAATGAGCCCCGATCGCGCCACCGCCCACCGTCCCTGCTCAAGGGAGCGGCCTGGTTCCTGCCTGGATGGATTGCCGTGGCGATCGCCGCGCTGGGGGCGCATCCGCTGGCGCTGATCCCGCTGCTGGCGGCCAACGCGCTGACCATGGCGGCGGTGTGCCATGCGATCGGGTTCGATCCGGAACCGCGATTCGGGCGGACCGTGCTTCGCCGTGGTGCCGCGCACCTGGTGATGTTCAGCGGCTACGTGGCGCTGGTGTTCCTGTTGATCGCCTGGCCGATGCTTGAACTGCGCCAGCAGCCGAGCCTGGGCGGCGTGCTGTTGCTCGCCGGCGCACTGGTGGTGGCGCTGGTGTCGTTGTGGCGCGTGTGGCCGGCATTCGGCCTGGTGTTCGTGTGGGACGACGCCTACCCGGCACAGAGCGACGGCTCGTGGATCTTCACCGCGACCGCGCGCAGCCTCGCCTTCGGCCGCCACCTGGCCCGCGAGGAGCGCTTCTTCAGCCATTTCCTGCCGGCGGCATTCGCGCTGCTGGTGCTGGCCTTCGGCGCCATCGCGCTGACCGGACTGTACGGGGTACTGCCGCCCGAGCTGCGCACCGCGGCGTTGATGGTCTACGGCCTGGCCCTGCTGCCGCTGGGCTGCCTGGTGATCGCCAACCGCACCCTGCGCGCGTTGCTGTGCGAGCGCTCGCGGCCGCGCCGGCGCAGCGAGGACGCGCCCCTGCCGGCCGATTTCGCCGCGGCCCCGGCACCGCGTCCGACGGTGCTGAGCGAGGAAGAGCGCACCGCCGGCGCACCCGAACAAGGGACGGCGCTGCTCACCGCGGCGCGGGACGGCGACATCGAGCGCGCGCTTGCGCTGGTCGAAGCCGGCGCCGATCCGGACACCGCGCCCGCGCCCCACGAGCGCGACCAGCGCCCGGTACTCACCCTGGCCGCGTTGCTGCCGGACACCCGCCTGCTGCGGGCCCTGATCGCCAAGGGCGCCGACGTCAACCGCGCCAGCGGCGGCCTCACCGCCCTCCTGGCGGCCACCCGCGACAGCTGGCACGGCCGCGCCGAGGCGGTCATGACCCTGCTCGCCAACGGCGCCAGCCCGCTGGCCGCCGACAGCGAGGGCAACACCCCCCTGCACGGTGCCGCACTGAGCGAGGAACCGATCGTCGCGGCGATGTTGCTGGACGCCGCCGCACCGGTGAACGCACTCAACCGGGCGGGCGTCACCCCGCTGGCGGCCGCGTGTCGCGCGGCCAACTGGCCGCTCGCCCGGTACCTGCTCGAACACGGTGCCAAGCCGGCGCCCGGCGAGGGCGAACCGGCGCTGGTCGCCGCCGCCGGCATTGCCGATGACGATCCGGCGGGCGTGAAGCTGCTGCTCAAGCACCGCGCGAACGTCAACGCCACCGACGTCCACCAGCGCAGCGCCTTGCTGGCCGCCGCCGCCGAAGGCCATCTGCAGATCGCCCGCACGCTGCTCGCCGCCGGCGCCGACCCCAACCTGGCCGACCGCCACGGCACCACCGCGCTGATGGAAGCGGCTCGCTGCGGCGCCAGCGAGCTGGTACAGGTGCTTGCCGACGCACACGCCGACGCCCGCGCCTGCGACAGCCACGATCGCGATGCGCTCACGCTCGCCTGCCAGTCGCCGCATGCGCAGACCGGCACCGTGCGCGCCCTGCTCGATCTCGGCGCCGACCCCAAGCGTCCCGGCAGTGATGGTCGGAGTGCGCTGGACCACGCCGCGGCCGCCGGTCGGTGGGACCTGGTCGCGCTGCTCGATCCGGAGTCGCCGCTGCCCGCGAGCCTGGGCGGCGACGCGCCGGAAGACGACGACACGCCGGCGCGCCTGCTCGAAGCGCTGCGGCGGGGCCAGTGGGCGGTCATCGCCGCGTTCGCCGAACGAGCGCGGCAGTGGCCGCAGCCGCAGCTCGCGCAGCTCTTCCTGGACCTGTCCGCGCCCGGCTTGAGTCCGGCGCGACGCTGGTTGCTCGAACACGGGCTCGACGTCGAAGCGCATCTGGCCGCGACGGCCATCGACGCCGAGGACGCGCCGCCCGCACCCGGCCGGCGCCTGTTCGATGCACTGCTGGCCCAGCTGCCCGCCTCCACCGAAGCGGTCGACGACCTCCTCAAGGCCGGCGCCACGCCCGCCGGCGCCGGCCTGCTCGCGCAGGTGCTGGGCACTTCCGGCGAGAGCGACCAGGGCGCGGCGTTGCCGCTCAAGCTGCTCGACGCCGGCGCGGATGCATTCGGTTCCGACGCACGCGGACGCACGCCGCTGCAGCTGGCGGCGATCCACCGTCAGGGCGCGCTGCTCGAAGCCCTGCTGGCACGCGGCTGCGACCCGAACGTCCGCGACGCGGCCGGTCGCACGCCGCTGTTCGCCGCGATCGAGCACGGCGAGAGCGGGCTGGGACTGGTGCGTGCGCTGATCGCCCACGGCGCCGATGCCGAGGCCACCGACGCCAGCGGCGAGACGCCGCTCGGCCTGGCGCTGGAACATGGCGCCATCCAGCACTGGCTGGACTGGGGCGACTGGGTGCGTCCGCGTCGCACCCTGACCGCGGCGGACCTTCCGGCCGCCACCCGCTCGGGCGCGCTGACCGCGGTCGAACGCCTGCTGGAACTCGGCTTCGACGTGGACACCCGCGATGCGCAGGGTGCCACCGCGCTGGTGCATGCCTGCGGCGCCGGCCATCGCGAGATCGCCGAGCGCCTGCTGGACGCCGGCGCGGATGCCACCCTGGCCGCGGGTACCGGCGTCACGCCGCTCGCCGCAGCCGTGGGCGCGCGCCGTGATGCGCTGGTCGGCGTGCTGCTCGACCACGGCGTGGCGGTGGACCAGCGGTTGCCAGGCGAGACGACCGCACTGATGGTCGCCGCGGCGCTGGGCTATCCCGAGATCGTCGAACACCTGCTGGCCGGCGGCGCCGACATCCATGCGGTCGACATGCGCGGGCGCACCACGCTGCATGCCGCCGCGCAGTTCGGCTTCGAACACAACGACAGCCTGCGTGCGCGGCGCCTGTTCGACGTGCTGCTCAAGCATGGCGCCGACGTCAACCGCGCCGACAACGAGGGCAAGACGCCGCTGCTGCTGCTGCTCGGCGCACAGTTCAAGCCGGGTACCGCCTGCGACGCTACCCACCTGGCCGCCCTGCTGCCGGTGCTGCTCGACGCCGGCGCGCAGCTGGAGCACGCGGACCAACGCGGTGTCACCGCGCTGCACGCCTGCGCCATGCACGCGCTGCTGCCGGCCGCCCGCGTGCTGCTGGCCCGCGGCGCCGACCGCCAGGCGGCCGACGCGTTCGGCCGCACGCCGGCCGACGTGGCCCGCCACCTGGGCCTGATCGACATCGCCCACGAACTGGCCGCGCGCAGCAACGCCGTGCCGAGCGTGCGGCAGATGCTGCGCCAGCCTGCGCAACCGGCGGAATGA
- the hemB gene encoding porphobilinogen synthase, whose amino-acid sequence MSFPAIRMRRMRRDAFSRALMREHTLLPGDLIMVAFVIEGEGQRESVPSMPGVARLSIDELLKLAGECVRLGIPALALFPSPDPSVKSEDAAEAWNPDNLMHRATRALKAKYPELGLIGDVALDPYTTHGQDGLIDADGYVMNEPTVEALVKMSLAQAEAGMDFVAPSDMMDGRIGTIRDALEGAGHIHTRILAYSAKYASSFYGPFRDAVGSAANLGKGNKHTYQMDVANSDEALREVELDLAEGADAVMVKPGMPYLDVLRRVKDAFGAPTFVYQVSGEYAMLKAAAQNGWLDEKAVVLESLTAFKRAGADAILTYYAIDAARWLRGD is encoded by the coding sequence ATGAGCTTCCCCGCCATCCGCATGCGCCGCATGCGCCGTGACGCCTTCTCCCGCGCGCTGATGCGCGAGCACACCCTGCTGCCGGGCGACCTCATCATGGTCGCGTTCGTGATCGAGGGCGAAGGCCAGCGTGAGAGCGTGCCTTCGATGCCGGGGGTGGCGCGGCTTTCCATCGACGAGCTGCTCAAGCTGGCCGGCGAGTGCGTGCGCCTGGGGATTCCCGCGCTGGCGCTGTTTCCTTCGCCGGACCCGTCGGTCAAGAGCGAGGACGCGGCCGAGGCTTGGAACCCGGACAACCTGATGCACCGCGCCACCCGCGCGCTGAAGGCGAAGTACCCGGAGCTCGGCCTGATCGGCGACGTGGCGCTCGACCCTTACACCACCCACGGCCAGGATGGCCTGATCGACGCGGACGGCTACGTGATGAACGAGCCCACCGTCGAGGCGCTGGTAAAGATGTCGCTGGCGCAGGCCGAGGCCGGCATGGATTTCGTCGCGCCCTCGGACATGATGGACGGCCGCATCGGCACCATCCGCGACGCGCTGGAAGGGGCTGGCCACATCCATACCCGCATCCTCGCCTACTCGGCCAAGTACGCCTCCAGCTTCTATGGTCCGTTCCGCGATGCGGTCGGTTCGGCGGCGAACCTGGGCAAGGGCAACAAGCACACCTACCAGATGGACGTGGCCAATTCGGACGAGGCGCTGCGCGAGGTCGAGCTGGACCTGGCCGAGGGCGCCGACGCGGTGATGGTCAAGCCCGGCATGCCGTATCTGGACGTGCTCCGCCGCGTGAAGGATGCCTTCGGCGCGCCCACCTTCGTCTACCAGGTCTCGGGCGAGTACGCGATGCTCAAGGCCGCCGCACAGAACGGCTGGCTGGACGAGAAGGCCGTCGTGCTCGAGTCGCTGACCGCGTTCAAGCGCGCCGGCGCCGATGCGATCCTCACCTACTACGCGATCGATGCCGCCCGCTGGCTGCGGGGCGACTGA
- a CDS encoding monovalent cation:proton antiporter-2 (CPA2) family protein has product MESHHYLETALVFLLATVIAVPLTKRFRLGSVLGYLLAGVVIGPQELGLVSDTAGVATISEFGVVLMLFVIGLELSPQRLWVMRRAVFGTGLLQVLACGIAIGAIGFAWFGLRGPTAVIVGGSLALSSTAFGLQILAERKEAGWAYGRQAFAILLFQDLAAIPLIAMVPLLATSGGHGLDLPSVLRTVGAIVAVVVGGRYLLRPVFRFVAKADAVEVSTATALLVVMGTAWLMERVGVSSTLGAFLAGVLLADSEYRHELESHLEPFKGLLLGLFFISVGMSMDLSLLLHEPLRVLALVVGLLLVKGVLLWPLGRLVSGLDRGESLRLAVLLASGGEFAFVVLNLAAGQRILDGALHSRLVLAITLSMALTPLLVALTGRVLGARPRKAVREYDTIETQTPKVIIAGYGRMGQIVARVLRAQGIRFVALDHSVEQIDLVQRFGGWNDIFYGDPARPELLRAAQADKAEVFVLASDDPESSLRVARLVRRQYPHLKVVARARNRQHVWRLMDLGIDDPVRETLCSSLQMTQMTLEALGMASDVARARVERFRQQDAELLKRQYLVYDDDARIVQTTREALTDLEQLFEADAERERPESSSPSG; this is encoded by the coding sequence GTGGAAAGCCATCACTACCTCGAAACCGCGCTGGTGTTCCTGCTGGCGACGGTGATCGCCGTTCCGCTGACCAAGCGTTTCCGGCTCGGCTCGGTGCTGGGCTATCTCCTGGCCGGCGTGGTGATCGGCCCGCAGGAGCTGGGTCTGGTCAGCGATACCGCCGGCGTGGCGACGATCTCCGAGTTCGGCGTGGTGCTGATGCTGTTCGTGATCGGACTGGAGCTCTCGCCGCAGCGCCTGTGGGTGATGCGTCGCGCGGTGTTCGGTACCGGCCTGCTGCAGGTGCTGGCCTGCGGCATCGCGATCGGTGCGATCGGCTTCGCCTGGTTCGGGCTCCGGGGGCCGACGGCGGTGATCGTCGGGGGCAGCCTGGCGCTGTCGTCCACTGCGTTCGGGCTGCAGATCCTGGCCGAGCGCAAGGAGGCGGGCTGGGCCTACGGGCGGCAGGCGTTCGCCATCCTGCTGTTCCAGGACCTGGCGGCGATTCCGTTGATCGCGATGGTGCCGTTGCTGGCAACCTCCGGCGGACACGGCCTGGACCTGCCCAGCGTGCTGCGCACGGTGGGCGCCATCGTGGCCGTGGTGGTCGGCGGGCGCTACCTGTTGCGGCCGGTGTTCCGCTTCGTCGCCAAGGCGGACGCGGTGGAGGTGTCCACCGCCACCGCGCTGCTGGTGGTGATGGGCACGGCATGGCTGATGGAGCGGGTGGGCGTGTCGTCCACGCTGGGTGCCTTCCTCGCTGGCGTGCTGCTGGCGGACTCGGAATACCGGCACGAGCTCGAATCGCATCTGGAACCGTTCAAGGGCCTGCTGCTGGGGCTGTTCTTCATCAGCGTGGGCATGTCGATGGATCTGTCCCTGCTGCTGCACGAGCCGCTGCGCGTGCTGGCGCTGGTGGTGGGGTTGCTGCTGGTCAAGGGCGTGTTGCTGTGGCCGCTGGGGCGGCTGGTCAGCGGGCTCGATCGTGGCGAGTCGCTGCGTCTGGCGGTGCTGCTGGCCAGCGGTGGCGAATTCGCCTTCGTGGTGCTCAACCTCGCGGCCGGGCAGCGCATCCTCGACGGCGCGCTGCACAGCCGGCTGGTGCTGGCGATCACGCTGTCGATGGCGCTGACGCCGCTGCTGGTCGCGCTGACGGGGCGTGTTCTCGGCGCACGGCCCAGGAAGGCGGTGCGCGAGTACGACACCATCGAGACCCAGACGCCGAAGGTGATCATCGCCGGCTACGGGCGCATGGGGCAGATCGTGGCGCGCGTGCTGCGTGCGCAGGGCATCCGCTTCGTGGCGCTGGATCATTCGGTCGAGCAGATCGACCTGGTGCAGCGCTTTGGCGGCTGGAACGACATCTTCTACGGCGACCCGGCTCGTCCGGAGCTGCTGCGCGCGGCGCAGGCGGACAAGGCCGAGGTGTTCGTGCTGGCCAGTGACGATCCCGAATCGAGCTTGCGCGTGGCGCGGCTGGTGCGCCGGCAGTACCCGCACCTGAAGGTCGTCGCGCGTGCGCGCAACCGCCAGCACGTGTGGCGGCTGATGGACCTGGGGATCGACGATCCGGTGCGCGAGACGCTCTGCTCCAGCCTGCAGATGACGCAGATGACGCTGGAGGCCCTGGGCATGGCGAGCGACGTGGCCAGAGCGCGGGTGGAACGCTTCCGCCAGCAGGATGCCGAGCTGCTCAAGCGGCAGTACCTGGTCTACGACGACGATGCGCGCATCGTGCAGACCACGCGCGAGGCATTGACGGACCTGGAGCAGTTGTTCGAAGCGGACGCGGAGCGGGAGCGGCCGGAATCATCGTCGCCTTCCGGCTGA